The proteins below come from a single Streptomyces sp. M92 genomic window:
- a CDS encoding GntR family transcriptional regulator yields MGTTQLESVPEPKYWHLRTVLSEALDSEFSVGEILPNERDLAARFGVARATLRQALEQLELEGRLQRRRGVGTTVAPPRVGVAVGTAQHAWPGTADDAWEATGCELAAPPAAVAEALGTARDETVHTVRRSRVTHGQPVAAELLYVPPSSVPDLTAIDTPSAAARARAVLRELQRGELERRDSAVELGSAGAEDAKELDRLPGAPVLVVTTRYLAEGRTAALSVATYRADTCRLTFGDSGDVEIHHGPQTRAS; encoded by the coding sequence GTGGGGACCACGCAGTTGGAATCGGTGCCGGAACCGAAGTACTGGCACCTCAGGACCGTACTGAGCGAGGCCCTGGACTCGGAGTTCTCGGTGGGCGAGATCCTCCCGAACGAGCGCGACCTCGCCGCCCGCTTCGGCGTCGCCCGTGCCACGCTCCGCCAGGCCCTGGAGCAGCTCGAACTGGAAGGCCGCCTCCAGCGCCGCCGCGGCGTCGGCACCACCGTCGCCCCGCCGCGCGTCGGCGTGGCCGTCGGCACCGCACAGCACGCCTGGCCGGGAACGGCCGACGACGCCTGGGAAGCCACCGGCTGCGAGCTCGCGGCGCCGCCCGCGGCGGTCGCCGAAGCCCTGGGCACCGCCCGCGACGAAACCGTGCACACCGTCCGCCGCTCCCGCGTGACGCACGGCCAGCCCGTCGCCGCCGAACTGCTCTACGTCCCGCCGTCCTCGGTGCCCGACCTGACCGCCATCGACACGCCCTCCGCGGCCGCACGCGCGCGTGCCGTCCTGCGCGAACTGCAGCGCGGCGAACTGGAGCGCCGGGACAGCGCCGTGGAGCTCGGATCGGCCGGCGCCGAGGACGCGAAGGAACTGGACCGCCTCCCGGGAGCGCCCGTCCTCGTCGTCACCACCCGCTACCTCGCCGAGGGCCGCACCGCCGCGCTCTCCGTCGCCACCTACCGCGCCGACACCTGCCGGCTGACCTTCGGGGACTCCGGCGACGTGGAGATCCACCACGGCCCCCAGACCCGGGCCTCCTGA